A window of Daucus carota subsp. sativus chromosome 2, DH1 v3.0, whole genome shotgun sequence genomic DNA:
TTGGGTCGACAATTAATTATGAGAATATTGGTAATTATGAGAACATTGGGGTCGCACGGAGTCAACCCACTGAGCTCTGATACAATGTCAAGTGACCAGTTCTCCCAATCTCAAAGGGAGGAGGGCTTATgatgatcatattatattctaacagatTTGGTTTGTTAGGGGGAGGAATATCTGTCTTTATTTTGGGAAATTTGGATATTCTTCGATGTCTTAGATTTTGAGTACACTGAAGCAGTTTTACCACGACTGACACTAGGATAGGAGTAGTTATTGGCGAAAACTTCACTAGTTCACTGAATTGGAAACCAGAATACTGAATGTATGACATATCTGCTAATCATGGCGACACATATTAACACATGGCCACAAAACATCTTTTGCAGATGCTAATATGTAGTTCATTGACTGCTTCTTGATGAACAAAAGGCTTTTTGGAACATTGGCTACATTGATCAATGTGTAATGGTTATTCTTCTTTCATGTTTATAAAAAACTTTGATGCCTTTAGTAAAGAATACCATATATTTATTACTTAACAATCCAAAGCTTTCTTTGTACAATCTTGTTTTTATATGTGCAACAAAGCGACAGTTTCAATAAGCGTCTGGGAACACCATTATAAGATGGTATTTGGCCATATTTTGGTATGAAAATGTTTGCTTGTTGATTAAGGACAGAACTTTGGGAACAGGGGAACACCGActtgtttcttcttttttcttgtcTACCATTATATAAACTTATAATTGTCTATACCCACAGATTTACACTTGGCAATGGTTGAGCCTTGTTTGTTCTATCACATTACATATGCAAGAACTGTTTTGTTGCCTATATTCCTGAAATATGTCTTTATATACACTACTAGCTCAtgacccgtgccaagcacgggtttaaataaatttgttgtatttattatttattagaagTATTTGATTACATTGTCATCTTTTTAatatacttattatatataagtgaaACCCCCGGGTTAGCATCTATACTTAGTATGATAGTaatcattattaaattaaaaatatatatatgatgataaccaaattttggtactttggtatttGGTACTTCAGATGTTCCACTGAAAGggggtttcgcttattaataataAGTATAGATGCTAACCACGGGGTTTCGCTTATTTATAAAGAGTTAGATGCTAACCCAATGGCCAAACTTCCAGCTTAACACTGAAATTAGGgaattttgaacaagaaaaatgATATAAACATAATCCAATACTGATTTGTGTATAAAGAAGCTGCGCTTGGTTGTTTTTAGGCTTTGTTGTGAAAACCTTTGGTTTGATGAATGAAATATCATCCCGGCTAACTCAAAAGTTTGATTACTAGTGTCAAAATGACAAGGTGTTCAttcatttatatgtatgtgtatttaTGTTTAGGACATGAATATATAGATGCAGTGATGTACCAAGGTCAAAAattgtgtatattttatatttgtgctTCTTAGTCACCATATGGTATACTCAAACTCTCTAATCGGTATCCTGATTTGTGAAGAATATTTCCTTTGTCTTCATTGATATCTTTACTAAGCTTATGATGCAATTCTGTGATCATGATTTATGGAGAGGATTGTGcctggtattttttttttaaaattaggtgcaagtttttttttgataattaagtgGGAGCTGTTTCCAAAGCTAATGTGAATTTCTTCTTCATTATAGGGTTATATAGTTCTTAACAGGCCTTGGGCCTTCGTACAGTGGCTACAACAGGCAAATATTGAAGAAGAGTAAGCACTTGAAAGAAAAGTTTCACCTCTAGGCTCTAGCTATTTGCTTGGCTTTTTCTCCTCTTTAATAAACTTGTATCACTACAACCATTTTCAATCGCATGCAGCTACATATTGATGTCAGAGCCGGATCACATTATAGTAAAGCCCATACCAAATTTATCTTCAGATGGCCTTGGAGCTGCTTTCCCTTTCTTTTATATTGAACCCACAAAGCAAGAGACCATTCTCCGAAAGTTCTTCCCTGAAGAAAAGGGACCAATTACCAATATCGATCCTATAGGGAACTCTCCTGTCATCGTTGGGAAGGTAAATATAAACCATAATATCTTAATGTGATCTCCGTTGTTAGTTTAATTcattatagttttattatttgtatatgATGTATATTGTGTATCATGTAGGAAGCTCTTAAAAAGATTGCCCCAACTTGGATGAATGTTTCCTTGGCGATGAAGAAAGATCCTGATGCAGATAAAGCTTTTGGCTGGGTTCTCGAGATGTAATTGTACCTAAACTTTGGCTGCCATACATGTTGATTTTCCTACTCTCCCAATTTTAACTGTATCACGCAGGTATGCATATGCCGTATCATCAGCTCTTCATGGCGTGGGTAACATCTTATACAAGGACTTCATGCTCCAGGTTGGTTACgttatcatttttaatattatttgctGTTTTCGGGTCTCATGTTAATTTAGCTTAAATTGAGAACTCTCAATAGAGTTGTTGTAACATTAATCTTTTTTAATCAAGGACTTTGGCGGTTCGCATCCAATTACTAAGATGCTTATCATGTCTGAATCACCTTGTTTTTTTCGTGTGTTTGCATCTGTTGTTTTTAAAGGTGTAACAAGTATATTACCTCTTCATAGTGAGATAAGTTATCCTAGCATCTTACATTGTATGACAAACTACACTTCTCCTACATGTTATTATGACCATTTCATATGTTTTACTAAAGCTTGTTAAACGTCTTGAATTTTGCTTCTGTTTTTTGCAACATTTTCCACGTTAATAACTAATTTCTTATTATATTTGTTCACTAGGGATTAGTAGTCTgatattttatgattatataaaattaattgatCAGGATGGAGATTGAAAGGTGGGGGGCTTATATTATGTACTTACATTAGTCTAATTAGTAGCAAGAACTGATGTTCAATCAGCATGTTACAGATCATGTTTTAGGAAAAGAATCAGCATTGAAAGATTGAAAAATAAATGCACAGCAATTGTATGCTCATATAGTCATATGAAGACATTTTCTGAATTATTCATTATAGGtacttataaatttatgttCTATTATTATGACTAAGATCATGTATGCTTATTGTGTGTTACATTCATGTTTCAAACTTTAACAGCCTCCCTGGGATACCGAAATAGGAAACAAGTATATCATTCATTACACCTACGGATGCGATTATGATTTAAAGGTATTCTCCTTTTAGAATACTGTCTAGCTGTCCACTGTAGATAttagcattttttttttcaaaattctgCACAGATTTTACTTCAAAAAAAATCGTGTTTGAGAACTTATGTGATTTTTGCCTAGCTGTGATAACACCATAATTCCATATATCCAGGGTAAATTGACATACGGAAAGATCGGTGAGTGGAGATTTGACAAAAGATCTTATACTACTAGCTGGCCTCCGAGGAATCTCCCAATGCCTCCGCCTGGTGTGCCAGAAAGTGTTGTAAGTTATCATTCTCGTGTTTTCAAGGCTTCTATATACATTATACAATGCTAGACTGACTACATTTTAGTTTGTTATTAGCTATTTAGCTGCTTTTGTTTCTGTCTGGTTCAAATTAAAAGCGTAGAACATTATTCTCTTTATTTCCTGATAGCTGTCTATTGTTAGAATGGGCTTGTACATTGCCACTTCCCGACTAGTTGAATAAATTCCTTGTGGTATAGACTGTAGAATAAGTTACAGTCCCTCAATACTTTTGTAGTGTCTGATCCTTGGTCAACAGGTACAATAAGATTTGAGTATTAGCCACTTGGTTGTGTTTGATGTTCACAGCATCTTTCTCTATTTGTATAAAGAACTATACAGGACCTGAATCTCTTAATGATCTGACTTCTACCCTCCCAAGGCTAAATCGTAAATagtagatttatatatatatcttcttttgtttgatttaatgAGCTCATCTGAGTTTTTGACGTGGAAAATTCAATCCtgtatttgaaattaaaatttgcaACAGTAATTTACCCAGCACActtgataatttttttctttttgtcaatCAGTATACAAGATCTTGTAATCATTAACAAATCCCTTGTTAAGAGGAATCTTAGCCTACAATTGTCAATATATGGACTGCACGTCTGCACCAAATGTAACAAACATCCAGCATTGATGTTTCCATTTGTAAACACATGTGTGTGCTATGGAGCTTTTAGAtggaattaaataaaatgcTACCGGCTTTATATCCTCGTTTTTTGCTGCATTTAATATCAAGATGGTTTACTGTGCTGGCCGTACTCATCTTGTTTCTTTCTTGGCAGGTTACTCTGGTGAAAATGGTTAATGAAGCCACGGCCAACATTCCCAACTGGGGTGAGTCATAACATGAAAAGGggctaaatatattttgatggaCTCTGCAGTTCGAGCTTATAGTGGTTGTGCAAGAGTATCCTTGTCTACTAGGTTATGTACACATGAAAGTATCAACGGTCGTGTTCTCAGTTCTCACGACTATGACCCGGAATATGTAAACCTTGTAAGAACAGTAGAGACCTATTTACAAATTATCTATCTGTTATTAACTATTTTGTATCATCcagttaaaattatattagcatGTTTATATGTTGTGCATGAacaaactatattataaattctcTGATTGAAACTTAGCATGTTCATATGTTTTGCACGAACAAACTATATTATCAAGGGTTGGGGTATATATCATGAAGGGTTGGGGCACTATCGGCCGTTTTTTCGTTGGATAATATTAATTCTAGATTTTCgatgaaaatgcaaagaactattgtattttttagtaaaaaaataacTCATTTTAGGATTTTTATCACTCAACGTTTTTTCCGATTAACGTATGCGGCTTTATAAATGATTATCCTATTGTGAAAGCCATGTCATAATTTCTCAAATCTCTAATTTGCTATTTAATCACCCATGTTGGTGATCCACACATTGACACAATTAGatggatttttttattatttttttaacgtagAAATCCACATTTAAGGTTTTTTTtaacgttaaaaaaaaatacattgacataattttaaaagatcaaatatatttttcaaaactaattcatcaaaattattgtatCCAAGATTATGTTAAATTCTGAAATAGttggttatatatattgaaaatataattaattaactgATATATGTCttaatataattgtttataattataatatataagattatatttaaatttgtttagttagacaaatataattaatcaaacaTCACCTTGTACAATTTTAATGAGATACACAAGTGGAAtggtaaaaatattacataagatTTAACAATTACATATGTTGACTGTTGACCTAGGAATTCTCTAATTTATTTATcgcataataaatataataaataacaaaaaccCCTGATttcatttaataatttaatattcctgtcaaaaaaaagttataattgAATATAGGTATACAGTATACCGTGTATAGATCCTCTTAGTTTCCGAGGAGCCTTTTCTCCGGCGAGAGTGAACAGAAATTCCGCTCAGTCCACAACGGAGGTAAATTTTCACCTCCGATTCGATAAGCTTTCAGGTTAATCAATTTGCAATAATGTTTAATCTgacaataatttttaatcagtACTAGTGTGAAACTAGGGCTTTTTTGTTTGATTACTGATGATTACTTTTATGTTCTTAACCGCATTGTGTTATGTTATCTGTATCTGTTTATGTACAATTTGTGTagctatatattatattctgtCGAGACTTGATAGTTGCATATACTTACTTGCACAGTTACATGCATGGGATGGGCTCAAGGGAGAATTGTTCTAGGACAGTCTCAACTAATTTCGTAAAATTAATCTTAAATATAGGATGAGAGGATATTGGGAGAGGAGGGGGGGGGGTTGGGGCTGTTGTCgttaaatgaattttttgaaGCGGTTGTCGGGTTTTTTAAGAGGGTTCTCTTTTGAATCTTGTGTTTGTTTCGGTGAGAATTAAGAATTGGTGATAGGTTAAGGTGGTTATTTGAATGCCAATTATGAATGATTTTGTGTTTTGAGTTGTGATTGAATTTAATATCGGGATTATATCTTTATACAGATGACTAGTTTGTTTATGCAACTTAGATTTCTCTGTTCTCTCTTGAGCACCAGCCTGTAAATGTGCTACTCTAACTATTGTTGAATGTAGTATTTGAACCAATTAAGGTAGGAAGAAATGTGAACAAGGTTTGCGGAGAGATCTCTGTTCGGTTTGAATAGGGCAGCACAAAATTCACTTGGGCTGCTTTTTCCGTCCTTAAAAGGCCTGGGCTTTTTTGTCAGAAGACTCAAAACTGGGGCAGAGCATTgactttatatattataaattaaataaaagaacTTATATTTTAACTGATCCATATTCCACcaaaattaacataattattGTCTCTTGTCCATTCATTCCATGTTTTGGTAAATTAATCGATTGTCTTTAAacttgatatatataaatatgtaaatatcgTGTATGTCTGTTTGTCTGTGTGAAGTATCTTTAATTTGTAGCATGTGTAAGTACAAGCATATAAACATTTATTAGTTGAGTTTTTATTTTACCTAAATATATATGGCATGTCGAAGGCCTAGGCCTGCCTGGGCTGGGCTGGGGTTTTGGGTCCAGGTTTTATGTGCATCTCCAGGCGCAAACTCTCCCACCCAAGTTCAAATTAAttgtttgtttgatattttGCCTGTTCTTTTTGCCCTTGTACATGAGTGAGGAAACTCAAGGTTGTGGGGGAGTTGGTTACTAAAAAGATGAACAACTGCAAATTAATTTTAGGGAATATAAGATGAGAGTTTTTAAGTATCATCCTCCTTGTAGATACCTACCAAAATTGGTAGATGTGTGTGGAGCGGGCTGGTGTTTACGTACTTATATATAAAACTAGGAGGAGCCGAAAATCTGAATGTAATGCTTGTGCAAGTGTCAAGTTTATCTGATTCAAGTTCTAAGTATAACATAAACTACATACGCTCATATCCGAATCTTCCACGGGTACCATTTATTAATACATCAACCAGTACCAACACCTAAAATCCGGAATATCTCCCATGAGGCAGAAAAAAGTAATGGTTTTAGTTAGTAGGAATGGTGTGATTCCAACCTGTTTCCGCAAGTTAAACTTCTTATGATTTAGTTTCTATTGCCTGTGTCCTCGACCAAAAATGTATCTTTCACTGTAAGTATTCTTTGATTCAGTCCAATCTTTTTACTGTGTAatgtaataaaaattacattctAACATATTCTTCTGCCTAGTTCCCATCCATGTCCTTAGCTATCCTCTTCCACACCTTCAGAAAATATTCTGGATTACTTGACTCGACTTGAAGTTGTCAACATAAGTGGACAACTTTCAAcacaaataaaaaggaaaaattaGATATCCAACtgtcatcaacataaaaaaGGCTGATTGAGGAGGAACAACATTTTAAAGCAACAactgaaattaattaaatttttggcAGGTACCACAATTTCTATATTTTATCGGGGTAGTTGGAAAAGGATTACTAAAAAATGGTGCTTACATTGGAAGTGCATAGTGTAGAAATCATTATTGTGGGTTTGAAATGTTTTTGTATTCTGTGCCAGAAGGGCTGACAAATATGGCTCTCGGGTCATAGCCCAGTTCCGTGACAGCCCACTTTATACTCTCGAGGGTCGGGATCTTTTGATAAGAACCGGCCCACCGGGTCACCAGCAGTTCTTCGTTTTAATGAGCTGTACGGTTTTGGGCTGCAAGCTCCTGAATCTTCCCCGTTTTGAACTGGGGCACCTTGGGCTCCCTATTCTTCTCCGCACCCTTTCGTTTGGGTTTTTTGGGAAATGAtattattttgtgttttgaAGAGAGAATATATGTATTTACATTTTATGTATGTTGACCAGCGTTTCCCCTTCTGAGCTGTTAGGGTTTTCTTCTGATAATCGTTTTTTAAGAGATTTGCTTGCTACTTTGTTTTTTGTGAttcttttttgaattaaaattttctgtTATTATTTTTTCCAGCTAAAATATTCTCTTGGTCCAGTTTCACGCTTGATATACAAGTTTCTGGGTTCAGTTTACTAAATACCTGTACTGTTTCCTGGCTTTACTACATGAAAGATGGcattgaagaaagtcatagctATATGTCAGTCAGGGGGTAATTTTGAGACTGGGAAGGATGATTCTATGTCTTATATAGGGGGTGAAGCTTATGCAATTGATCTTGATGCACAATCCCAGTTAAGCCATTTTAAGGAAGAATTAGCTGAAATGTTTCAGTATAATGTTGATAGCTTGTCAGTCAAGTACTTTCTCCCTGGAAACAGAAAGACACTCATCACAATATCTAGAGACAAGGATCTGCAGCGGATGGTAAATTTCTTTGAGGAATCTGGCCAAGTGGAGTTGTTTATTTTGTCTAAGGAAGGTACTTCTCAAGATGTGGTAAACGCACCTCTGATTAGGTACCTACAGTCTGATGCTTTAGATGTGTTAAATATTTTCTTGTTACTTTACTGGGAAATCAGTGTGTGGAACTACATAGTAACACTGTTACTCCATATCCTTTGAGTTATTATAATTAAAGGGATATACATTTAATACAACAAAAAGGGATAAATTTTTGTGCCATTAGATATTGCTTAATTTTTATGGTTATATTTATGCGATCTAGTTGAGTCCATGCATTTCTACAACTGAGCAAGAACGTTTGATGCATATCTTTATATTCTGTTTTGCTTTAATTAATTGGTCACGAGTATTACATTCTTATGTATTTAATTGCTTCTGTTGTTAAAacaatttaaacattaaaacagTTTGTAATTGAATATATGTGTTTTCCATATTTTTTATAGTTAAATAAATctatgattataatttataaatattataatataattatttttctcacAACACAAAATCTGAACAGAATTGTATATTGTACTTGGCATTTAATCGTTTATATGTAttgtcaaatataataaatccaAAAATGCATATTTTACATTGTATATTGTACTTCATTTAATCGTTTATTTGTATtgtcaaatattataaatcaaaaaatgcATATTTTACATTAATACAAATACATATTATGTGTATGAATAAAGATTCAGTATGTaatgttaattaatttatagatatattatgtaaatttataaaagaaaaattatcaaTTAGTATTCCAGATAggataaacatataatataatttttctgaGAATGCATAGCTGGGTGTGCAGTGATCCGTGTAACTTATGGAACCATTTAATTATGCAGTTCAAGTAGAGCAAACACAGAAGGCATGAATATTTCACATGAAATATTAAATATCGCTGAAGCTGATGGTACAACTGATATAGAAATGGACACCGCAAATGGGTTAACGCGAAGCCTAGTTGTTAGTGGTACCACAGACGATAATTGTCGCAACATTGTAATGCAGTGGGAAAATATTATCACTGGTGTTGACCAAAGATTTTCTGATTTCACTGAGTTTCGTGATGCTCTGCATAAATACTCAATTGCACATGGATTCACTTACAAATTCATCAAGAATGAAAGTCAGCGTGTAGCTGTTAAATGCAAAGCAGAAGGCTGCCCATGGCGTATATGGGCATCAATGGTATCTGGCACACAGCTATTCTGTATAAAGAAAATGAATTCTACACATACATGTGAAGGAGCAGCCGTAAAAGCCAAGCATCGGGTAGCAAGGGACTGGGTAGGAAATATAATAAAGGAGAAGTTGAAAGTTTCTCCAAATTACAAGACAAGAGATATTGTCGGTGATATCAAACGAGAATATGGAATTGAATTAAACTATTCTCAGGCATATCGTGCGAAAGGACGTGCAAGGGAGAAACTGCATGGTTCTTATAGAAAGGCGTACAGTCAATTACCACTTTTCTGTGAGAAGATAGTGGAAACAAATCCAGGTAGTGTTGCTACATTCACTACAAAGGAGGATTCAAGCTTCCAGCGTCTATTTGTTTCGTTTTATGCCTCAATATCTGGTTTCCGACAAGGATGCCGGCCTCTGATTTTCCTTGACTATACACCTTTGAACTCAAAGTACAAGGGTATGTTGCTATCTGCTACAGCAGCAGATGGGAATGATGCTTTCTTTCCTTTGGCTTTCGCTGTAGTTGATGAGGAGAGTGATGAAAACTGGCATTGGTTTCTATCCCACCTGAAAGATGTAGCCTCCACATCCCAACGGATCACATTCGTAGCAGATTTTCAGAAGGGTTTAGTAGAGGCATTGCGTGAAATCTTCGGTGGAGGGGCCTTCCATGGATATTGTTTACATCACATTGCTGAGAAACTTAATAAAGATTTGAAAGAGCCATTTTCTTATGAAGCCAGACGTCTCATGGTCCAGGATTTGTATGCTGCTGCTAGGGCATCAAAACTTGATGCTTTTGAGCGGTGCACTGAAAGCATGAAAGCTATATCTCCTGAAGCCTACAATTGGGTTATACGTAGCGAGCCAGATCACTGGGCAACCGCCTTTTTTGGAGGAGCAAGGTATGGTCATATTTCATCTGATTTTGGACGACCGTTCTACAGTTGGGTATCCGATGCAAAGGAATTGCCAATAACTCAGATGGTTGATTCATTACGAGGTAAGCTGATGGAGTTGTTTTATAAACGGAGGATTGATTCTAGTCAGTGGGAAACAAAGCTAACGCTATCTATGGAAGAAAAATTAAAGAATGAGATTTCAAAAGCACACTCACTTCAAGTAACTCATTTACATGATAGCACATTCGAAGTTAGAAGTGAATCTGTTGACATAGTTAACATCGAGCATTGGGACTGTAGCTGCAAAAGTTGGCAAATAACTGGGTTGCCATGTTGCCACGCCGTTGCTCTTATTAAACTTCTTGATAGGAGTCCCTATGATTATTGCTTCAGATACTTTACTGCTGAGAGTTATCGTGCTACATATTCAGAGTCGATTAATCCTATACCTAATGTAGAGGGAACAGTGATGAGTGAACCAACGGAGACAGCTTTTATTGTAACTCCTCCACCAACTAAAAGTCCAAGTCCAAAGGTGGGGAAGAGAAGGAAGCAGGACGGTACATTTGATATAATTAGACGCACACTCCAGTGTAGCAAGTGCAAAGGCCTTGGTCACAACAAGAGAGCATGCAGGTTGGTTATTTTGAAACAgcttcattttaaaatatatattaaagttttcATTCCAGCAAAGATGCCTAATCCACGGACATGTTATAAACTCATCAGATATATGCATTAACATGTTTATctttgtatatcaatcatttaccctttttaatacaaaaattgGTGATACATTACCAATTTATTGAGTTGTACTGGTGGTGTAAGTTTAGCTCGTAACATCTTAGAGGTGTGACTATATATATGTCTGCAGTGtcctttaaaaattaaaagtgaAAGAATACGTATGGAGACTAGAGATGCATCTCTAACTGAGGAATCAAACacaaaaagaatttgaatttacCTACAAAACAGGGAATTGTATTGTATACTataggaatttttttttctataagaTGAAATAgggttattattatttttataagtatttcatGTTGATGCAAATAATTTAACAATTAGattgatattttttagtttGTCTTGATTTGTGCCAAGGCTTCTGGCACCCCTGACCTATATATGATATGTAATTAGAGTATCACTGAACAAACTCTGAATAGACTAATCTTGCATGGATTGTATATTTACAATGAGTACTCCCTTAAGTGTTGATCAGGTTTCTTGAACCATTTAAACAATAAAGTTGTAATATTTAGTTAACGTGGAGAAAGTATCAAAACTTTAAGGGTGTCAGTAAGGGTGCACAgtgaaatactccctccgtccctctcatttccttACAGTTTTTCTTCGCTGCTTGGAACTCATTTTAAGgttcctataaaatatagtttcataacttatttttaaaattttcgtttttctataaaaatttaaacattaaatttttgttcagaagaaaaaagttcaaaaatgaaactttacTTTATAGGAGCTTTAGATTGCGCGTCAAACCCTCTGTCCCCAATGTTAAGAATCAAGGGAGGACAGAGGGAGTTCCAGATTTAGGAAAACATACTTGAGAAGTGGATTGTTGAACAGAAAACCAAATATCTGATTTTTTTTGCCGGACAAACAGATAGACACCTGCTATGCATACCTAAGCGGTAAAATTTATATGATGCATAATGCATAAATAAGAATTAGAAGTGATATGCTGCATCCCACTCTGTCCGCATATGTCATAAAATTGTAAACCTGAAGAGGTTAGCATGACATTTGTTATGTTTCACATCATTGTTCTCAAGGCCTGCTGTATGAGGGGATCAGGGATTAGTGATCACAGTTCCTTGTTCATGAAGGACATTGTTTCTGTTTTTAGTTTGAGACAACAATTCTATGTATACCCTTGATACATTACTATATACGATAATGTGgcataacttgctagaacataCTACACTGATGAGTTAATTTTAGCTGTTTTTCTACATGGAATCTTCATTTTGCCTAGAGTACCCATGGCGGACACTCAACCCTGGCACTTGGGGTTGGACTCTCCTACACTTACTTTAggccaaaaatatttaaaat
This region includes:
- the LOC108205860 gene encoding uncharacterized protein LOC108205860, which produces MALKKVIAICQSGGNFETGKDDSMSYIGGEAYAIDLDAQSQLSHFKEELAEMFQYNVDSLSVKYFLPGNRKTLITISRDKDLQRMVNFFEESGQVELFILSKEGTSQDVVNAPLISSSRANTEGMNISHEILNIAEADGTTDIEMDTANGLTRSLVVSGTTDDNCRNIVMQWENIITGVDQRFSDFTEFRDALHKYSIAHGFTYKFIKNESQRVAVKCKAEGCPWRIWASMVSGTQLFCIKKMNSTHTCEGAAVKAKHRVARDWVGNIIKEKLKVSPNYKTRDIVGDIKREYGIELNYSQAYRAKGRAREKLHGSYRKAYSQLPLFCEKIVETNPGSVATFTTKEDSSFQRLFVSFYASISGFRQGCRPLIFLDYTPLNSKYKGMLLSATAADGNDAFFPLAFAVVDEESDENWHWFLSHLKDVASTSQRITFVADFQKGLVEALREIFGGGAFHGYCLHHIAEKLNKDLKEPFSYEARRLMVQDLYAAARASKLDAFERCTESMKAISPEAYNWVIRSEPDHWATAFFGGARYGHISSDFGRPFYSWVSDAKELPITQMVDSLRGKLMELFYKRRIDSSQWETKLTLSMEEKLKNEISKAHSLQVTHLHDSTFEVRSESVDIVNIEHWDCSCKSWQITGLPCCHAVALIKLLDRSPYDYCFRYFTAESYRATYSESINPIPNVEGTVMSEPTETAFIVTPPPTKSPSPKVGKRRKQDGTFDIIRRTLQCSKCKGLGHNKRACSKVSEDGEESSGPSPSIDVTTEES
- the LOC108205699 gene encoding hydroxyproline O-arabinosyltransferase 1, encoding MGCGNTFFTLVITFSVALITYNIIISANAPLKQDFPGPLHKNSRHGLLLPQDPIIKMPVDRKSGPEIKKKRLFHTAVTASDGIYNTWQTRVMYYWFKKFKDEEGSDMGGFTRILHSGKADSLMDEIPTFVAQPLKDGMDQGYIVLNRPWAFVQWLQQANIEEDYILMSEPDHIIVKPIPNLSSDGLGAAFPFFYIEPTKQETILRKFFPEEKGPITNIDPIGNSPVIVGKEALKKIAPTWMNVSLAMKKDPDADKAFGWVLEMYAYAVSSALHGVGNILYKDFMLQPPWDTEIGNKYIIHYTYGCDYDLKGKLTYGKIGEWRFDKRSYTTSWPPRNLPMPPPGVPESVVTLVKMVNEATANIPNWGES